A section of the Osmia lignaria lignaria isolate PbOS001 chromosome 16, iyOsmLign1, whole genome shotgun sequence genome encodes:
- the Rbcn-3B gene encoding WD repeat-containing protein Rbcn-3B isoform X12, giving the protein MSGDFLAADRVILWSDEGHGYLYKLPAKSLVQLDSKLKGKALSSSVADNKNFHTAGAEYDQPYLYCTLTQPGDRPLSCPPAMRLVTVHRQNKMLKYLLRGDSEGVVVLWTVPEVTTQQLAQISQNDCSTSLSLPPVVKTSLRAAWEEMRPPPVGILDQLDTGDGHGIKLTASIYLPQQSRLVVGREDGSIIIVPATQTVMLQLLHGNHQQYDDWPPHQVLLGHSGRVNCLLYPHGAAPRYDRTHLVSGSVDFAVCLWDLYAGTLIHRFCVHAGEITQLMVPPDNCSPRIQKCVCSVASDHSVTLLSLAERKCVVLASRHLFPVVTIKWRPLDDFMIVGCSDGAVYVWQMETGHLDRVLHGIIAEEVLYACDENTLATAGGSAAGGELGLANPAVHFFRGLRHRNLSAIRHATQRGLHQLQQLHGGQGVDHGNQIKAKGTPLMIQGFRSNPKDPESHILFFDIEALIVQLLSDEYGAMSPGSLEAQGLISASEYQKVAALTQSASPDAHKKIADFFGRVKDKAGDVERILKEKDRHGILAKMKEGAENVHTKIQAKVESVGLKPSTLDGKGDNWNNNEAAKNNLKRNGAFSEPNATMEVAQLILSLLHAWGMDPDLDRVCEGKLGLLRPMVPVSFGVLSKGGYMSLLLPTWQTQLEPIGEPTTQLEQRLPAELVRQERLTRAFTARAHWELSTTLTSNHLLAVVALANTLMSMNNATFVPEQERNRKMHRPGNRSTVNWNKAEEENEEIYTAQQAQIKQGWSLLATLHCVLLPDKVTSQGGAKTFKRPQVEMMARRWQHQCLEIREAAQALLLAELGRMGPKGRKALVDSWSQYLPMYSTQEPIAPQIQNQSPPAPGSPIPSSDTHTEEEDEEEELVEAEINVARKPSSVAELKRKQTTAVVLLGVIGAEFGQDVTTTNQKRDNEQRRKSSIVEGFGIGNNNLARHTSMALTHLLHAPHSPKLPLHTALRRAAIDLIGRGFTVWEPYLDVSKVLLGLLEMCCDADKLVPSMTYGLPLTPQADTCRTARHALTLIATARPAAFITTMAREVARYNTLQQNAQTLNVNMGASVLARAKPEILRIVEQLIDKMQSEMSDLLVEVMDIILHCLDPGHLKTKPLSEVFPAVCRFKQVSHCPATRRIAVGSRNGQLALYELRGNVKCQTVPAHTAAVTALAFSPEGKFLVSYSCTENKLCFWQQTSSGMFGLGNSQTRCVKSYSTAPINDVARLNPMRLARLIWINNRTVTLILADGSETRFNV; this is encoded by the exons ATGTCTGGAGATTTTCTAGCTGCAGACAGAGTCATTTTATGGAGCGATGAAGGTCATGGTTACCTCTACAAGCTACCAGCTAA GAGTCTGGTACAACTTGACAG CAAGCTAAAGGGCAAGGCTCTCAGCAG TAGCGTTGCAgacaataaaaattttcataccGCGGGTGCTGAATATGATCAACCTTATTTGTACTGCACTTTAACACAACCTGGTGATAGG CCGCTATCATGCCCACCAGCGATGCGATTAGTAACAGTTCATAGGCAGAATAAAATGTTGAAGTATTTATTACGTGGTGATAGCGAAGGTGTTGTTGTTCTTTGGACAGTACCAGAAGTAACAACTCAACAACTAGCTCAAATCAGTCAAAATGATTGCTCAACTTCACTCTCGTTGCCGCCTGTGGTAAAGACAAGTTTAAGAGCTGCTTGGGAAGAAATGAGACCACCACCGGTTGGAATATTAGATCAATTAGATACTGGAGATGGGCATGGTATAAAGTTAACAGCTAGTATATATTTACCGCAACAGAGTCGTCTTGTTGTTGGTCGCGAAGACGGCAGTATTATTATTGTTCCTGCTACACAAACGGTGATGCTTCAATTACTTCATGGCAATCATCAACAATATGATG ATTGGCCTCCTCATCAAGTACTTTTGGGTCACTCTGGTCGAGTGAATTGTCTCTTATATCCACACGGAGCAGCACCGCGTTATGATCGTACACATCTTGTTTCTGGTTCTGTTGATTTTGCTGTATGTTTATGGGACCTTTATGCTGGTACCCTTATTCATAGATTCTGTGTACATGCGGGGGAAATTACGCAACTGATGGTACCACCTGATAATTGTAGT CCTAGGATTCAAAAGTGTGTCTGCAGTGTTGCATCAGATCATAGTGTTACTTTGTTATCATTAGCGGAAAGGAAGTGTGTTGTTCTCGCTTCTCGACACCTGTTTCCGGTTGTTACGATAAAATGGAGGCCACTGGATGATTTTATGATAGTTGGTTGTTCGGACGGAGCTGTATACGTATGGCAAATGGAAACTGGTCATCTAGATCGTGTACTACATG GTATTATTGCTGAAGAGGTACTCTACGCGTGTGACGAAAATACTCTGGCTACGGCTGGTGGGTCAGCCGCGGGTGGTGAACTAGGCTTAGCTAATCCTGCTGTGCATTTCTTTAG AGGCTTGAGGCACAGAAATCTTTCGGCTATACGACATGCCACACAAAGAGGGTTACATCAATTACAACAGCTTCATGGTGGACAAGGAGTAGATCATGGAAATCAGATAAAAGCAAAAGGCACACCTTTAATGATTCAAGGCTTCAGAAGTAATCCTAAAGATCCAGAaagtcatattttattttttgacataGAAGCATTAATAG TACAATTACTTAGCGATGAATATGGAGCAATGTCACCAGGTTCTTTGGAAGCACAGGGTTTAATTTCTGCATCCGAATATCAAAAAGTTGCAGCACTTACACAATCGGCTAGTCCAGATGCTCACAAAAAAATCGCAG ACTTTTTCGGTCGCGTCAAGGATAAGGCAGGAGACGTTGAACGAATTTTAAAGGAGAAGGATCGTCACG GTATATTGGCTAAAATGAAGGAGGGTGCAGAAAACGTACACACTAAGATTCAGGCCAAGGTGGAAAGCGTTGGCCTCAAGCCGTCGACTCTCGACGGCAAAG GTGATAATTGGAATAACAACGAGGCtgctaaaaataatttgaaaagaaatggTGCATTTAGCGAACCAAACGCAACTATGGAAGTTGCTCAGCTTATACTAAGTTTATTGCATGCTTGGGGTATGGATCCAGATTTGGATCGTGTTTGTGAAGGAAAACTGGGCTTATTAAGGCCTATGGTTCCTGTTTCATTTGGAGTATTATCTAAAGGAg GATACATGTCGCTATTACTGCCAACTTGGCAAACGCAATTGGAGCCAATCGGTGAACCTACAACACAGCTGGAGCAGCGTTTACCGGCTGAATTAGTCAGACAAGAAAGACTTACCAGAGCATTCACAGCGAGAGCACATTGGGAACTCTCTACTACATTAACCAGTAATCATTTGTTAGCAGTAGTTGCTTTGGCAAATACTTTAATGTCAATGAACAATGCAACTTTTGTACCTGAGCAAGAACGGAATAGAAAAATGCATAG ACCTGGTAATAGATCCACAGTTAATTGGAAtaaagcagaagaagaaaatgaagaaatttataCAGCACAGCAAGCACAGATTAAACAAGGATGGTCGTTGTTAGCGACGCTACATTGTGTACTTTTACCTGATAAGGTAACTTCACAAGGTGGTGCGAAAACATTTAAACGTCCTCAGGTTGAAATGATGGCACGAAGATGGCAACATCAATGTCTTGag ATCCGTGAAGCTGCTCAAGCTTTGTTACTCGCTGAATTAGGTAGAATGGGGCCAAAAGGAAGGAAAGCGCTTGTAGATAGTTGGTCCCAGTATCTACCAATGTACAGCACTCAAGAACCTATTGCACCTCAAATACAAAATCAAAGTCCACCAGCTCCTGGTAGTCCAATCCCTTCCTCGGACACacatacagaagaagaagatgaagaagaagaattagtAGAAG cAGAAATAAATGTAGCCAGGAAGCCATCGAGCGTTGCAGAACTGAAACGAAAACAAACGACTGCGGTTGTATTATTGGGTGTAATAGGTGCTGAGTTTGGTCAAGATGTTACTACAACAAATCAAAAGAGGGACAATGAACAAAGACGAAAGAGTTCAATCGTAGAAGGTTTTGGAATAGGAAACAATAATCTTGCACGACATACTAGTATGGCCCTTACTCATCTATTACATGCACCTCATTCTCCAAAATTACCTCTACACACAGCATTACGAAGAGCAGCAATCGATCTTATCGGTAGAGGTTTTACCGTTTGGGAACCGTACCTTGACGTATCAAAA GTGTTATTGGGTCTGTTGGAAATGTGTTGCGATGCTGATAAATTAGTACCAAGCATGACTTATGGTCTTCCGCTCACACCTCAAGCTGATACTTGCCGTACGGCACGTCATGCTTTAACTTTAATAGCTACCGCTCGACCTGCAGCATTCATTACCACGATGGCACGGGAAGTGGCTAGATACAATACTTTACAACAAAATGCGCAAACATTAAATGTAAATATGGGTGCAAGCGTTTTAGCTAGGGCAAAACCAGAAATACTCAGAATTGTTGAACAGTTAATTGATAAAATGCAAAGTGAAATGAGTGATCTTTTAGTTGAG GTGATGGATATTATTCTACATTGTCTGGACCCCGGTCATCTGAAAACTAAACCATTAAGTGAAGTGTTTCCAGCAGTATGTAGGTTCAAACAA GTTAGCCACTGCCCGGCAACACGTAGGATAGCAGTGGGCAGTCGCAACGGTCAACTTGCCTTGTATGAATTAAGAGGAAACGTTAAGTGTCAGACAGTACCTGCACATACAGCAGCTGTAACTGCGTTAGCATTTTCACCCGAGGGCAAGTTCCTGGTTAGCTACTCTTgtacagaaaataaattatgtttctGGCAG CAAACAAGTAGCGGTATGTTCGGCCTAGGAAATTCGCAGACACGTTGTGTGAAATCATACAGCACTGCGCCTATTAATGATGTAGCACGATTGAATCCTATGCGATTAGCTCGATTAATATGGATAAATAATCGAACAGTCACATTAATTCTTGCTGATGGATCTGAAACAAGGTTTAATGTGTAA
- the Rbcn-3B gene encoding WD repeat-containing protein Rbcn-3B isoform X7 — translation MTAGTSLVVPIVLWGRIAPTHCISCIYLSRDQKTLVTGCYDGQICLWQVDPETLKMTPRCLLVGHTAPIMCLSRASVIMEQNYIVSSSESGEMCTWDLVDGKCREAVKLTNVHTQMLPYVSAGGEDVRLFCSGYYPEVLVMDPFSLEILFTLSSRVNPDWISALHVLRPAKRKDDVVLALTTTGTVKVWTLLGHENRNSEPLYEHESKQIRCLNALAMTCCPYNQRTVLIVCSKHWQIYDAGDFSLLCSITAPCGERWMSGDFLAADRVILWSDEGHGYLYKLPANKLKGKALSSSVADNKNFHTAGAEYDQPYLYCTLTQPGDRPLSCPPAMRLVTVHRQNKMLKYLLRGDSEGVVVLWTVPEVTTQQLAQISQNDCSTSLSLPPVVKTSLRAAWEEMRPPPVGILDQLDTGDGHGIKLTASIYLPQQSRLVVGREDGSIIIVPATQTVMLQLLHGNHQQYDDWPPHQVLLGHSGRVNCLLYPHGAAPRYDRTHLVSGSVDFAVCLWDLYAGTLIHRFCVHAGEITQLMVPPDNCSPRIQKCVCSVASDHSVTLLSLAERKCVVLASRHLFPVVTIKWRPLDDFMIVGCSDGAVYVWQMETGHLDRVLHGIIAEEVLYACDENTLATAGGSAAGGELGLANPAVHFFRGLRHRNLSAIRHATQRGLHQLQQLHGGQGVDHGNQIKAKGTPLMIQGFRSNPKDPESHILFFDIEALIVQLLSDEYGAMSPGSLEAQGLISASEYQKVAALTQSASPDAHKKIADFFGRVKDKAGDVERILKEKDRHGILAKMKEGAENVHTKIQAKVESVGLKPSTLDGKGDNWNNNEAAKNNLKRNGAFSEPNATMEVAQLILSLLHAWGMDPDLDRVCEGKLGLLRPMVPVSFGVLSKGGYMSLLLPTWQTQLEPIGEPTTQLEQRLPAELVRQERLTRAFTARAHWELSTTLTSNHLLAVVALANTLMSMNNATFVPEQERNRKMHRPGNRSTVNWNKAEEENEEIYTAQQAQIKQGWSLLATLHCVLLPDKVTSQGGAKTFKRPQVEMMARRWQHQCLEIREAAQALLLAELGRMGPKGRKALVDSWSQYLPMYSTQEPIAPQIQNQSPPAPGSPIPSSDTHTEEEDEEEELVEAEINVARKPSSVAELKRKQTTAVVLLGVIGAEFGQDVTTTNQKRDNEQRRKSSIVEGFGIGNNNLARHTSMALTHLLHAPHSPKLPLHTALRRAAIDLIGRGFTVWEPYLDVSKVLLGLLEMCCDADKLVPSMTYGLPLTPQADTCRTARHALTLIATARPAAFITTMAREVARYNTLQQNAQTLNVNMGASVLARAKPEILRIVEQLIDKMQSEMSDLLVEVMDIILHCLDPGHLKTKPLSEVFPAVCRFKQVSHCPATRRIAVGSRNGQLALYELRGNVKCQTVPAHTAAVTALAFSPEGKFLVSYSCTENKLCFWQQTSSGMFGLGNSQTRCVKSYSTAPINDVARLNPMRLARLIWINNRTVTLILADGSETRFNV, via the exons atgacaGCGGGTACAAGCTTAGTAGTACCCATAGTTTTATGGGGTCGTATAGCTCCAACTCATTGTATTTCCTGTATCTATTTGTCCCGAGATCAAAAAACATTAGTAACAGGATGCTATGATGGTCAAATATGTTTGTGGCAAGTTGATCCTGAAACATTGAAG ATGACTCCAAGATGTTTACTTGTTGGCCATACTGCACCAATAATGTGCCTAAGTCGAGCAAGTGTtattatggaacaaaattatattgttaGTAGCAGTGAAAGCGGAGAAATGTGCACTTGGGATTTAGTTGATGGAAAATGTAGAGAAGCTGTGAAACTTACCAATGTTCATACACAGATGTTGCCTTATGTCTCTGCTGGTGGAGAAGATGTCAGACTTTTTTGTTCTGG gtACTATCCCGAAGTTTTAGTGATGGATCCTTTTAGCTTGGAGATTTTGTTTACCTTAAGTTCACGAGTTAACCCTGACTGGATTAGTGCATTGCACGTTTTGCGACCGGCCAAACGGAAAG ACGACGTTGTGCTGGCCTTAACGACAACTGGAACAGTCAAGGTGTGGACTCTTCTTGGGCATGAGAATCGCAACAGTGAACCTCTATATGAACATGAGAGTAAACAAATAAGGTGTCTAAATGCGCTGGCAATGACTTGCTGCCCCTATAACCAAAGGACTGTATTAATTGTGTGTTCCAAACATTGGCAg atATACGATGCCGGtgatttttctcttctatgtTCAATTACTGCACCTTGTGGTGAACGTTGGATGTCTGGAGATTTTCTAGCTGCAGACAGAGTCATTTTATGGAGCGATGAAGGTCATGGTTACCTCTACAAGCTACCAGCTAA CAAGCTAAAGGGCAAGGCTCTCAGCAG TAGCGTTGCAgacaataaaaattttcataccGCGGGTGCTGAATATGATCAACCTTATTTGTACTGCACTTTAACACAACCTGGTGATAGG CCGCTATCATGCCCACCAGCGATGCGATTAGTAACAGTTCATAGGCAGAATAAAATGTTGAAGTATTTATTACGTGGTGATAGCGAAGGTGTTGTTGTTCTTTGGACAGTACCAGAAGTAACAACTCAACAACTAGCTCAAATCAGTCAAAATGATTGCTCAACTTCACTCTCGTTGCCGCCTGTGGTAAAGACAAGTTTAAGAGCTGCTTGGGAAGAAATGAGACCACCACCGGTTGGAATATTAGATCAATTAGATACTGGAGATGGGCATGGTATAAAGTTAACAGCTAGTATATATTTACCGCAACAGAGTCGTCTTGTTGTTGGTCGCGAAGACGGCAGTATTATTATTGTTCCTGCTACACAAACGGTGATGCTTCAATTACTTCATGGCAATCATCAACAATATGATG ATTGGCCTCCTCATCAAGTACTTTTGGGTCACTCTGGTCGAGTGAATTGTCTCTTATATCCACACGGAGCAGCACCGCGTTATGATCGTACACATCTTGTTTCTGGTTCTGTTGATTTTGCTGTATGTTTATGGGACCTTTATGCTGGTACCCTTATTCATAGATTCTGTGTACATGCGGGGGAAATTACGCAACTGATGGTACCACCTGATAATTGTAGT CCTAGGATTCAAAAGTGTGTCTGCAGTGTTGCATCAGATCATAGTGTTACTTTGTTATCATTAGCGGAAAGGAAGTGTGTTGTTCTCGCTTCTCGACACCTGTTTCCGGTTGTTACGATAAAATGGAGGCCACTGGATGATTTTATGATAGTTGGTTGTTCGGACGGAGCTGTATACGTATGGCAAATGGAAACTGGTCATCTAGATCGTGTACTACATG GTATTATTGCTGAAGAGGTACTCTACGCGTGTGACGAAAATACTCTGGCTACGGCTGGTGGGTCAGCCGCGGGTGGTGAACTAGGCTTAGCTAATCCTGCTGTGCATTTCTTTAG AGGCTTGAGGCACAGAAATCTTTCGGCTATACGACATGCCACACAAAGAGGGTTACATCAATTACAACAGCTTCATGGTGGACAAGGAGTAGATCATGGAAATCAGATAAAAGCAAAAGGCACACCTTTAATGATTCAAGGCTTCAGAAGTAATCCTAAAGATCCAGAaagtcatattttattttttgacataGAAGCATTAATAG TACAATTACTTAGCGATGAATATGGAGCAATGTCACCAGGTTCTTTGGAAGCACAGGGTTTAATTTCTGCATCCGAATATCAAAAAGTTGCAGCACTTACACAATCGGCTAGTCCAGATGCTCACAAAAAAATCGCAG ACTTTTTCGGTCGCGTCAAGGATAAGGCAGGAGACGTTGAACGAATTTTAAAGGAGAAGGATCGTCACG GTATATTGGCTAAAATGAAGGAGGGTGCAGAAAACGTACACACTAAGATTCAGGCCAAGGTGGAAAGCGTTGGCCTCAAGCCGTCGACTCTCGACGGCAAAG GTGATAATTGGAATAACAACGAGGCtgctaaaaataatttgaaaagaaatggTGCATTTAGCGAACCAAACGCAACTATGGAAGTTGCTCAGCTTATACTAAGTTTATTGCATGCTTGGGGTATGGATCCAGATTTGGATCGTGTTTGTGAAGGAAAACTGGGCTTATTAAGGCCTATGGTTCCTGTTTCATTTGGAGTATTATCTAAAGGAg GATACATGTCGCTATTACTGCCAACTTGGCAAACGCAATTGGAGCCAATCGGTGAACCTACAACACAGCTGGAGCAGCGTTTACCGGCTGAATTAGTCAGACAAGAAAGACTTACCAGAGCATTCACAGCGAGAGCACATTGGGAACTCTCTACTACATTAACCAGTAATCATTTGTTAGCAGTAGTTGCTTTGGCAAATACTTTAATGTCAATGAACAATGCAACTTTTGTACCTGAGCAAGAACGGAATAGAAAAATGCATAG ACCTGGTAATAGATCCACAGTTAATTGGAAtaaagcagaagaagaaaatgaagaaatttataCAGCACAGCAAGCACAGATTAAACAAGGATGGTCGTTGTTAGCGACGCTACATTGTGTACTTTTACCTGATAAGGTAACTTCACAAGGTGGTGCGAAAACATTTAAACGTCCTCAGGTTGAAATGATGGCACGAAGATGGCAACATCAATGTCTTGag ATCCGTGAAGCTGCTCAAGCTTTGTTACTCGCTGAATTAGGTAGAATGGGGCCAAAAGGAAGGAAAGCGCTTGTAGATAGTTGGTCCCAGTATCTACCAATGTACAGCACTCAAGAACCTATTGCACCTCAAATACAAAATCAAAGTCCACCAGCTCCTGGTAGTCCAATCCCTTCCTCGGACACacatacagaagaagaagatgaagaagaagaattagtAGAAG cAGAAATAAATGTAGCCAGGAAGCCATCGAGCGTTGCAGAACTGAAACGAAAACAAACGACTGCGGTTGTATTATTGGGTGTAATAGGTGCTGAGTTTGGTCAAGATGTTACTACAACAAATCAAAAGAGGGACAATGAACAAAGACGAAAGAGTTCAATCGTAGAAGGTTTTGGAATAGGAAACAATAATCTTGCACGACATACTAGTATGGCCCTTACTCATCTATTACATGCACCTCATTCTCCAAAATTACCTCTACACACAGCATTACGAAGAGCAGCAATCGATCTTATCGGTAGAGGTTTTACCGTTTGGGAACCGTACCTTGACGTATCAAAA GTGTTATTGGGTCTGTTGGAAATGTGTTGCGATGCTGATAAATTAGTACCAAGCATGACTTATGGTCTTCCGCTCACACCTCAAGCTGATACTTGCCGTACGGCACGTCATGCTTTAACTTTAATAGCTACCGCTCGACCTGCAGCATTCATTACCACGATGGCACGGGAAGTGGCTAGATACAATACTTTACAACAAAATGCGCAAACATTAAATGTAAATATGGGTGCAAGCGTTTTAGCTAGGGCAAAACCAGAAATACTCAGAATTGTTGAACAGTTAATTGATAAAATGCAAAGTGAAATGAGTGATCTTTTAGTTGAG GTGATGGATATTATTCTACATTGTCTGGACCCCGGTCATCTGAAAACTAAACCATTAAGTGAAGTGTTTCCAGCAGTATGTAGGTTCAAACAA GTTAGCCACTGCCCGGCAACACGTAGGATAGCAGTGGGCAGTCGCAACGGTCAACTTGCCTTGTATGAATTAAGAGGAAACGTTAAGTGTCAGACAGTACCTGCACATACAGCAGCTGTAACTGCGTTAGCATTTTCACCCGAGGGCAAGTTCCTGGTTAGCTACTCTTgtacagaaaataaattatgtttctGGCAG CAAACAAGTAGCGGTATGTTCGGCCTAGGAAATTCGCAGACACGTTGTGTGAAATCATACAGCACTGCGCCTATTAATGATGTAGCACGATTGAATCCTATGCGATTAGCTCGATTAATATGGATAAATAATCGAACAGTCACATTAATTCTTGCTGATGGATCTGAAACAAGGTTTAATGTGTAA